The Streptomyces sp. NL15-2K genome contains a region encoding:
- a CDS encoding GNAT family N-acetyltransferase, which yields MPPADASASTGTAPVADIGTAPSPGTGQSRTATRLGSDQDSENTLDLRLPDELLALIEKERIDSLSAGARDGGMAAHAFGPSPADDLLDRVADWGPTATPVGVFHLVPVRGERDLPLVNRWMNDPAVAAFWDLAGPRSVTEDHLRSQLSDDGRSVPCLGVLGGTPMSYWEIYRADLDPLARRYPARPHDTGIHLLIGDLADRGRGLGSALLRAVADLVLDKRSSCARVVAEPDLRNIPSIAAFLSAGFRFSAEIDLPAKRAALMVRDRPLRPLL from the coding sequence GTGCCTCCCGCCGACGCGAGTGCCAGCACAGGTACCGCCCCCGTCGCAGACATCGGTACAGCCCCGAGCCCCGGCACCGGTCAGAGCCGCACTGCCACCCGCCTCGGTTCGGACCAGGACAGCGAGAACACCCTGGACCTCCGCCTCCCCGACGAACTCCTCGCGCTCATCGAGAAGGAGCGGATCGACTCTCTCTCGGCAGGGGCCCGAGACGGCGGCATGGCAGCGCACGCCTTCGGCCCCTCCCCGGCCGACGACCTGCTCGACCGCGTCGCCGACTGGGGGCCGACCGCCACCCCCGTGGGCGTGTTCCACCTCGTCCCCGTCCGCGGCGAGCGGGATCTACCGCTCGTCAATCGTTGGATGAACGACCCCGCCGTCGCAGCCTTCTGGGACCTGGCCGGACCCCGGTCCGTCACGGAGGACCACCTGCGGTCGCAACTCAGCGACGACGGACGCAGCGTTCCGTGCCTAGGGGTGCTGGGGGGCACGCCCATGAGCTATTGGGAGATCTACCGGGCGGACCTCGATCCGCTGGCCCGCCGTTACCCCGCTCGACCGCACGACACCGGTATCCATCTCCTCATCGGAGATCTCGCCGACCGCGGGCGAGGGCTCGGCAGCGCTTTGCTGAGAGCCGTCGCCGATCTCGTGCTCGACAAGCGGTCTTCCTGTGCCCGCGTCGTCGCGGAACCCGACCTTCGCAACATCCCCTCCATCGCCGCCTTCCTGAGCGCCGGATTCCGCTTCTCCGCCGAGATCGACCTGCCCGCCAAGCGGGCCGCCCTCATGGTTCGGGACCGGCCCCTGCGCCCTCTGTTGTGA